A stretch of Etheostoma spectabile isolate EspeVRDwgs_2016 unplaced genomic scaffold, UIUC_Espe_1.0 scaffold00569462, whole genome shotgun sequence DNA encodes these proteins:
- the LOC116685018 gene encoding proline-rich protein 15-like protein A, with protein MSEPSPAWWKLTFLRRKKSQPKVLYEIPAEFVSNASSGQHGSSPATGAGAHPEDMVQDSQLDTRLERIMDKTTGSKGRQVKVSHSGRFKEKKKVRASLAENPEMFPEGDPARDENQRAGTEHTLNMNRDASVGRD; from the coding sequence ATGTCAGAGCCGTCTCCAGCCTGGTGGAAGCTGACTTTCCTGAGGAGAAAAAAATCCCAGCCCAAGGTTCTGTATGAAATCCCTGCAGAGTTTGTTTCCAACGCCTCCAGCGGTCAGCATGGGTCCAGCCCAGCCACCGGAGCTGGCGCCCACCCAGAGGACATGGTGCAGGACTCTCAGCTGGACACCCGACTGGAGAGGATCATGGATAAAACAACGGGCAGCAAAGGGCGCCAGGTCAAGGTTTCTCACTCTGGGAGGtttaaggagaagaagaaagtgcGAGCCAGTCTGGCGGAGAACCCAGAGATGTTTCCAGAAGGTGACCCTGCCAGAGATGAGAACCAGAGGGCTGGAACAGAACACACACTAAACATGAACAGGGATGCATCGGTAGGGAGAGATTAA